The following nucleotide sequence is from Aedes aegypti strain LVP_AGWG chromosome 3, AaegL5.0 Primary Assembly, whole genome shotgun sequence.
AGACGCTAGTGAGCTATCAATACTTCAAACTCACATGTTTCACGATGTAGAACAGCTAGAAAGTcagcgttttcggcaaagttgtccgtTAGGTTTAGGACTATGTGCAGCATGCAGCATGCTTTGCAAGTTTGGAATTTTATAACTAGGAGCCGTTATATTGGTTACTGCAGCTCCGTTGGAAGGCTGTTGTTTTCGTTATAGTTACACGTTAGATCAACGGCTATATACAGCCggctctccacaactcgatatattctataactcgatggatttttcggctccttcaaattcccatacatcgTGTTCTCCATTAGCCGAtatttccataactcgatatctccactgaTCGATGTCAGGTAAATTTCTTTCCATagctcgatatctattttaaaacCACTCTTATTTTGGTAAACTTGATCAAATTCTTGTTTTGGATGAATAAACACTTGCAAGCTTTAACAAAAGTTAAAAAagatgtaaataaaaaaaaatcattaaatataACGTGGTTTTTCGAGCACTTCGAAATGTTGTTTCGAATAACAGTTTGTAAAATACTTATCACTAAAATATATTGGCCTATAATGATCAAACTACAAAAAACCGTAAGCTTGACCCCTAAACttttatatttgaatcattatAGCGACATTGACCGGAATCCATCCACTCTAACTGCAAAACGAGACTATTTTTTGTGGAGCAAAACGACCAAATAAATTAGTAAACAGtttcaattatattttcgaACATAGATGATGCTAtagtcaatgttttttttttatttttcattatgcACTTGAACATTCTACAGTTAATATAGAtaagactgcaacaaaccggAATATctcttaattttaatttaattttgttatttcatAAACGTGTCCGCGTTTTGTACAGAGCGGTCCAAAATCTGAATTTTTCTGCTAATTCGACCCtggaagaaaatcaaatttcagtTTTTCTAAATATACCTTTTCTTTTGTTTGAGGTTTTAGTCTGGATTGTGCTGTCTTTTCTGATTTGAATTAAAGGTCTTAAAATCAATAATGATAGAAATATATCGACTACAGTGGCATCTATGGTAGAAAATATAATTGGAATAGTTTCCTTCATATAAattttctccatacaaacttcaagatCGTCCAACCCTCCGTTTGGAGTTGACGGATTCAGCTCAAATATTTACTTTTTTGACTCATTTCAGTTCACAGAtcgttcggtgaaataaaaaatcaccgaacggATCACCAAAATATCTGCTGTTGAGaattcggtgaaatttcacataaATCTGTGATAAATTCCAAGTGTGTAGTTACAACTTTCAAAATGgtttaaacattttatttggtataaattagggcTGGAGGTTTTATTCAATcaacaatgcacattggtcccaaagccatatctaggaagacaaaaatgattgcgcctaaaccgtcaatattagatatttggtgtcttcggcaaagtttctccatatttttcagacatttttttcagagatgtgaaattagggtggcccacatggtttacgagatcagaacataattttttttgctgacgcgtttaggactacacaattttctacaatgttttagaacaaccgatatggagcaactttgccgaagaacccaaatttctatttcttatggttcgcgagttatgatttttttttaacaaaaaagttagggtggtactgaaaaatcagttttttcttgatatttttttatacgaTCATTTCTCGCAacaacacttttagaacttttgattgcgcaactttttgccgaagaaactactgttctatctcttatggttacagagtaatcagaaattttcttcgaaaaaatggttgttttcaaatgccgatatctccgaaaggcgcaaacggattttcaatcttttgtcgacattagaaagattatttctttctctatttattatgaaaaaactgtgaggacgttttttgtttgaaaagtttgataaaattttgaaaatgatatgtttttcaaccgaaaattgtccataacttgaaacatattcgagatagctctttggtgccttcagcaaaaatgtgcaaaattgaaagtcctgaaagtgcttcatacaaggtattcataaaaaatcattgctttatgatatattcaccataaaccgaatttaatatggtaaagaaagcgaaaaaaaaagatatttgctggaacaaccggaataactgtatgtaaagtcatttaaaattgaaaatatatgtaatgaaataagatcgatcacagtaagcgaaatgtttggagttagggaaagttagttgctgaatcagttttaacagtgatccatggaacattaatccataaacggtgtcttgttatttcacgtgacataatgtttgtccagctaacctatgccgtggttggttataaattgcaaccgcttcggcttactaagcagaaggtcatgcgttcAATACCAGTTCCGTTTATTATATTCTCAACCCCAAACGATAACAAAAggtatactttgaagaattccttcaaattaccaaatccttacttcccgtgatatcctcccatagaaatatagaagtatctgcaattattctatctgggcatccaacttatcccattaaattaaatcaaattcaatAAATCTGCAACAACGAATTAGTCAGTgcagcattcgcctgttgaaaaatgcatgaatcttgaacaaaagacagatataaatcccaaatatctgtctaaggtaacgaaccagaaggtaggccttgatcacttgaaaattgcttcagcaaataattttccttttttcaactccttagattccgcttactatgatcgatatcaatacttgtgtattcaattttaaatgacatacatacagttattttgATTGTTCTAGCACATATCTCGTTgttcgctttctttaccatattaAATTCGGTTGATGGTGAAAATATGTGTAAGTGTTGATTTGTTATGAATaccttgtatgaagcactttcagaactttcaattttgcacatttttgctgaaggcaccaaagagctatctcgaatatgtttcaagttatagacaattttcggttaaaaacgtattattttcaaaattttatcaagcttttcaaacaaaaaacatcctcacagtttttttcaccataaacagagaaaaaaataatctttctaatgccgacatAAGATtaaaaatccgtttgcgcctttcggagatatcggccctttaaaacaaccattttttcgaagaaaatttctgattactctgtaaccataagagatagaacagtagtttcttcggcaaaatcaaaagttctaaaagtgcttggaacaaagtttttgcgagaaatgatggtataaaaagttatcaagaaaaaactgatttttcagtaccaccctaacttttttgttaaaaaaaaatcataactcgcgaaccataagaaatagaaatttgggttcttcggcaaagttgctccaaatcggttgttctaaaacattgtagaacattgtgttgtcctaaatgcgtcagcaaaaaagtttatgtgctgatctcgtaaaccatgtgggccaccctaatttcacatctctgaaaaaaatgtctgaaaaatatggagaaactttgccgaagacaccatatatctaaaactgacggtttaggcgcaatcatttttgtcttaaTAGATATGGctctgggaccaatgtgcaatggtcggttttaccccgcttacgcaattttcacaactatggccttatttcaaagcttaatatttacagttcatatttcacttcactgaagcatatttcacatttctgttaaagcatggacgggtagtttgtaatgtttttacaacaaaatcccttccgaaatccttaagtgagcatctgttaaatttagatcaaatttgacgaatagaaactttgtttttgttatgaaaaatttaatgtaaaTATCACCTTAAgtggaatgtcaaaaatcgtgTGTTCATGGgaagtgcttggtgaacttttaagaaaaccgccattttcatgtcaaactgaaggtggtccgtcttaccccagagggcgctcttaccccgtcttcccctagtGGTAATGTGCGCGTGCTATAGCCTTAAGGTGCAGGAGCTTCGTTGGCTGTACAtttgagaccttttttggtacgcctattttttcttgaaaagtgtCTCATTTGACTTCTCCTGACTTAAGTTTTTGGAGCTATTTGTAAAGCAAAGTGTATGCTAGAAAATCTTTGACCATTGACGAGCTTAAGGCAGACCCTTGTGCCGATATCATCGTAAAACCCCCCGAAAAGCTCTAGAAGGTAATGTAAAATGTAGCAAAAGGAGCTCATTTAGCTACGACCAATAAATGCAGCCACTTGATCgatgttgttttcatgataaatTGCATaggtttaaattaaataaacaaCTTCATATATAGACATTTACTGACGTAAAAATGGCGCACCCTGTATTCGATGAGGTGCGCACGTTAATCTTCTTCATAATACTCCGGGTGCCTCAATAATATGTTCAATGAGGATTTTTTAAGTGGTTTGCTTTCGTAGGCTGTTGTAATGTCAATTATTCTACCTTATATGAACCTCATAATACTTACGattgattggcaaagaaaactctcaaatAATAACTAAGTACTCAACGAACTGTAAGCTGGGAACCAGGCTATGTCTCAACAGAGGTGTAATGTCAGAAGGAAGAAGAAGACTTTTAATGTATTCTAAACATGAAAGGAAACAGGGCTCGGTTCGTTATAATTCCACACTACGAATAAGTGAACAATCGAGCTTCCAACATAAGTaatcgaataagtgtcctaAAGCTTATTAAATCCAcaaaatcacataggacagttttgttttttactaAATGAAACCTAATATAcatgtatatatatatttgtTTTGTTAACTTTTATATGCAAATGAAACTTTTTTCGAGCCTAAGACTAACGAAACTGTCTTTCACAAtgattatatttaaaaataatgtacactaaagaacaaaaattttagttaaaaatatattcgggatccctcggtagattgttttggggaacacgtcaaatgaaagctgaaaacctatatttttgaatggtgaaagattttgcgatgcctatttttttgtgataaatttCACGCCGTGCTTCCCGAGTGCAGAACTTTCGTGAGCCTCTGACTCATACAAAATATAGTCAAATTCAGAGAGATTTTTCTGTATCGAATcacctcaatttttgataactattcAAATAGTtgtatgaaaactattgattcaaaagttacagataggttaaGTTTTGACAAAGAAATGTAGCAAGATAAAAAGTGATATAGTGGACAAACTATACGTCGCAtaatgttggtgtcttcagtaAATTTGGTCCTTATCACTCAATGATCAAATGCGTCGAATATACCATATACAACGCGTAAATtttctgctacatcactttgtgtCTTGATGCTTTTTTGTCAAGTTCatcctatctgtaacttttgaatcactCAACTTTGTCAATAGTTATCGAAAACTGaagtaatttgtagttcgtcacagaaaaaatgaaaagaatcggttaGGGAACGACGGAGATGTAGCCTTCTgtagttgaccattttgtatgggaaaacgactTGTACGATGCTGTATATGAATTCTggtattaaaatttatattttcttgcttttaaaatattcaaaactccgaagaaattaataaatttgAGAACAATTTTGTAACATTATGAAGATAATTTATTTATAGTCTCTAATTAACTAATCTCTTATCTTTCACCACCATCCTCAGCAAATCTTTGATATCATTACAGTTATAGTGATACAAACACTGATATATAGCACCCCAGAAAGAGTGATACAAACTCCACTGATCCGATCGTATTTCAAACGTCTTATCGATATTCAGGTACCTTGGACTGGATACGTTTCCGTTGTACGGTGGCCATACCAGTTTTGATCCGGGATAGTTTGGCGATCTATGGACGAACACTGGTTTTAGTTAATCGTAGGTCATAACTAACTGGTTCAAACTCACCCGTATTTAATAAAGCTTGCAACCAGCTGGACCGTCTGCTCGTGAATCCGCCATTCATCTCTGAAAGCGCTTCTATTTGCCAAAGCTTCCCTCACGTTGTAAGGAGTAAAGATGTACCCCAGCTCATCGCCGTGGATTGCACCGTAGTGTTTTACTTCATCAATATGCCCGTGGAAGTCCTTTTTATACCACCCGAATTTCCCATCGAATTGGAACCGGAAGAAGTACGTCTCATCCGGTACCCACTTAGAGTACTCTTCCAGTAGATGCTTGTTAGGGAAGAACCAGTTGGCTGTATTGGCCAGCTCTAAGTAGAACACGTTTTTATCCAATTCCACGCCACTCCGTTCCGCTAATTCCGCCGCTCTGTCTACGATCGCATCGATGTAGCTTTTCAAGGTTTCGTTCTGAAAATTGGGGAAGTTTTCTCCCATCCAATAGTCATCGACATAGCTGAGGAACAGCTCAAATTCTTCCGACGATTGACCAAACAGCAGAGGTACGTCGTTAACCGGCTTCGAGCGAATCAACTCCTGGGGAGATCGCGTCACAACGGCATCCGCAGCGTCAAGTTCTGCACTAGGAACGCAAAATCCGTAGTTGACGGTTGCAAATTTGTAAACGATGTCTCGGCTCCAGAATGATTTGAAATCTACAGACTTCATTTGCTCTATGGATGTGATGTTGAGTTCTTTGAAATACTGATGTGAGTAAAGACCAGCGTCGTACAGAAACGCCCAAGGCGCAAGCATTGATCCACCCAAAGCAAAAGCCTGGTGGAACAAACCTTTGGAGTTCTCAGAATAAAGATGATAAGTTACTGCGGCTGCTCCAGCACTGTGACCCATTAAAGTGACTCTTTGGGGATCTCCCCCGAAATTTTGTATATATTGTTGCACCCATCGCAAGGCAGTTCGCTGATCTTTGAGTCCGAAATTTCCGCTTATGTTAAACTCATCTGATCGCAGAAATCCAAGTTGATCCAACCGATACTGA
It contains:
- the LOC5563679 gene encoding esterase B1, producing MLSRCGAVFVAVIVLCGLNAASVPVNSCIVEFGEQSRGRGISKRTFNGNPYCEFLGIRYAEPPAGALRFENPVLLPPHGDRNFTKLGSICPQVDDLNVVTQILGDEDCLFLDVYRPAVVDTSRLLPVLVFVHGGSFSVGSSTSDFHGVDLLIDHEIIIVSIQYRLDQLGFLRSDEFNISGNFGLKDQRTALRWVQQYIQNFGGDPQRVTLMGHSAGAAAVTYHLYSENSKGLFHQAFALGGSMLAPWAFLYDAGLYSHQYFKELNITSIEQMKSVDFKSFWSRDIVYKFATVNYGFCVPSAELDAADAVVTRSPQELIRSKPVNDVPLLFGQSSEEFELFLSYVDDYWMGENFPNFQNETLKSYIDAIVDRAAELAERSGVELDKNVFYLELANTANWFFPNKHLLEEYSKWVPDETYFFRFQFDGKFGWYKKDFHGHIDEVKHYGAIHGDELGYIFTPYNVREALANRSAFRDEWRIHEQTVQLVASFIKYGSPNYPGSKLVWPPYNGNVSSPRYLNIDKTFEIRSDQWSLYHSFWGAIYQCLYHYNCNDIKDLLRMVVKDKRLVN